One genomic window of Glycine soja cultivar W05 chromosome 9, ASM419377v2, whole genome shotgun sequence includes the following:
- the LOC114368438 gene encoding pentatricopeptide repeat-containing protein At3g46790, chloroplastic-like, protein MIRDSTNNGFFTQTLNIYRVCHGNNLTYPLLLKACANLPSIQHGTMLHGHVLKFGFQADTFVQTSLVGMYSKCSHVASTRQVFDEMPQRSVVSWNAMVSAYSRGSLMDQALTLLKEIWVLGFEPTASTFVSILSGYSNLDSFGFHLLGKSIHYCLIKLGIVYLEVSLAYSLMGMYVQFCLMDEARKFLKEHVIMHINDCRNVHSGHTGEALDLFRSMIRTDIRPNGATLATVLSACAALGSLSIGQEIEEYIFLSGLESEQQVQMSLIHMYSKCGSIMKAREVSERVTDKDLTVWTSMINSYAIHGMGNEAISLFHKMTTAEGIMPLPDAIAYTSVLLACSHSGLVEERLKYFKSMQKDFEIAPTVEHCTCLIDLLGRVSQLHLALDAIQGMPPEVQAQAWGPLFDACGIHGNVELGEIATVRLLDSSPGSSESYVLMANLYASLGKWKEAHMMRNLIDGKGLVKECGWSQVEVSGS, encoded by the exons ATGATTCGAGACTCTACCAATAATGGCTTCTTCACACAAACTTTAAACATATACAGAGTGTGCCATGGCAACAACCTCACCTACCCTTTGCTTCTCAAGGCCTGTGCTAACCTCCCTTCCATTCAACATGGCACAATGCTTCATGGGCATGTCCTCAAATTTGGGTTCCAAGCAGACACCTTTGTTCAAACTTCCCTTGTTGGCATGTACTCAAAATGTTCCCATGTTGCATCTACACGACAGGTGTTCGATGAAATGCCACAAAGAAGTGTTGTCTCGTGGAACGCCATGGTTTCAGCTTACTCTCGCGGGTCTTTGATGGACCAGGCATTGACCCTCCTGAAAGAAATATGGGTTCTTGGTTTTGAGCCGACTGCTTCCACATTTGTTTCGATTTTGTCGGGTTATTCCAACTTGGATTCTTTCGGGTTTCATTTGTTGGGGAAGTCGATACACTACTGCTTGATCAAACTTGGGATTGTGTATTTGGAGGTCTCCCTGGCCTACTCACTGATGGGTATGTATGTCCAGTTTTGCCTAATGGATGAAGCAAGGAAATTTTTG AAAGAGCATGTTATCATGCACATCAATGATTGCAGGAATGTCCATTCAGGTCATACAGGGGAAGCACTGGATCTGTTTAGAAGTATGATAAGGACTGATATTAGACCAAATGGAGCAACCCTTGCAACTGTTTTATCAGCTTGTGCTGCTTTGGGATCACTCAGCATTGGGCAAGAGATTGAAGAGTACATTTTTCTAAGCGGGTTGGAATCGGAACAACAAGTCCAAATGTCTCTCATACACATGTACTCCAAATGTGGGAGCATCATGAAAGCTAGAGAAGTATCTGAAAGGGTGACAGATAAAGATTTAACTGTTTGGACTTCCATGATAAATAGTTATGCAATCCATGGGATGGGGAATGAGGCTATCAGCCTCTTTCACAAAATGACTACTGCAGAAGGGATAATGCCATTGCCAGATGCCATTGCTTACACTAGTGTTTTGCTGGCCTGTAGCCATTCTGGATTGGTAGAAGAGCGACTGAAGTACTTCAAAAGTATGCAAAAGGATTTTGAAATAGCTCCTACAGTAGAACATTGTACCTGTTTGATCGATCTTCTTGGTCGAGTCAGCCAGCTTCACTTAGCTTTAGATGCAATTCAGGGTATGCCACCAGAAGTCCAAGCTCAAGCTTGGGGTCCATTGTTTGATGCTTGTGGGATTCATGGCAATGTAGAGCTTGGGGAGATTGCAACTGTTAGGTTATTAGACAGTAGTCCTGGAAGTTCCGAAAGTTATGTATTAATGGCTAACTTGTATGCCTCTTTGGGCAAGTGGAAGGAGGCACATATGATGAGAAATTTGATAGATGGTAAAGGATTGGTTAAAGAATGTGGCTGGAGCCAAGTTGAGGTCAGTGGTAGCTAA